One genomic region from Clostridium saccharobutylicum DSM 13864 encodes:
- a CDS encoding DegT/DnrJ/EryC1/StrS family aminotransferase, with translation MIKLASPDIGQEELDEIKKVFDSKYLVQGDKVEEFENQLKEYLNAKYCFAVSSGTAALHLALLAIGIKANDEVIVPDFTFPATANVVEIVGATTKFVDIKLDSLCIDTDKIENAITDKTKAIIPVHEFGQPADMDKIVAIAKKYNLKVIEDAACALGAEYKGKKVGTIGDIGCFSLHPRKAITTGEGGIVVTNNSKLAESIRILRNHGLNYKNGKIRFVQAGLNYRMTNIQGAIGTVQMKKLELINERRIEVAKKYNNLLKNVKFVTLPEEKSYEKHVWQTYHILLDKRIDRDKLISKLKDKGIETNFGAYSVHEEPYYKEKYGYENCQFYNSIYAHKHGMALPMHNNICSKEIIYIVSELEKILNE, from the coding sequence ATGATTAAACTAGCTTCTCCGGATATAGGACAGGAAGAATTGGATGAAATAAAAAAAGTTTTTGATTCAAAATATTTGGTGCAAGGAGATAAAGTAGAAGAATTTGAAAATCAATTAAAAGAATATTTAAATGCTAAATATTGCTTTGCTGTTAGCAGTGGAACTGCTGCATTGCATTTAGCTTTGCTTGCCATTGGAATAAAGGCAAATGATGAAGTTATAGTGCCTGATTTTACTTTTCCAGCAACAGCTAATGTAGTAGAAATTGTAGGTGCTACAACTAAGTTTGTAGATATTAAACTAGATAGTCTATGTATAGATACAGATAAAATAGAAAATGCAATTACTGATAAAACAAAAGCAATAATACCTGTTCATGAATTTGGACAGCCAGCAGATATGGATAAAATAGTGGCTATAGCTAAAAAATATAATTTAAAAGTTATAGAAGATGCTGCTTGTGCACTTGGAGCGGAATATAAAGGGAAAAAGGTCGGAACGATTGGAGATATTGGTTGTTTTAGTCTTCATCCAAGAAAAGCTATAACAACGGGTGAAGGTGGAATTGTAGTTACAAACAATTCTAAATTAGCAGAAAGTATTAGAATACTCAGAAATCATGGACTGAACTATAAAAATGGAAAAATAAGATTTGTACAGGCAGGTTTAAATTATAGAATGACAAATATCCAAGGAGCTATTGGAACAGTACAAATGAAAAAATTAGAATTAATAAATGAGAGAAGAATTGAAGTAGCAAAGAAGTATAATAATTTACTTAAAAATGTGAAGTTTGTAACATTGCCAGAAGAAAAAAGTTATGAAAAACATGTTTGGCAAACATATCATATACTTTTAGATAAAAGAATTGACAGAGATAAATTAATTAGCAAGTTAAAAGATAAAGGAATAGAAACTAATTTTGGCGCTTATTCTGTACATGAAGAGCCTTACTATAAAGAGAAATATGGGTATGAAAATTGCCAATTTTACAATTCCATATATGCTCATAAGCATGGAATGGCATTACCTATGCATAACAATATTTGTTCGAAAGAGATAATTTATATTGTGTCAGAATTGGAGAAAATATTAAATGAATAA
- a CDS encoding NAD-dependent epimerase/dehydratase family protein: protein MIKSKKIFLTGGAGFIGTKLCEKLSSNNELLIYDNLKRNSIKNTNLLNKDNIKLVKGDILNFNFLKHAIEEFKPNIVIHLAAIAGIDTVIKNPVSTMKVNMIGTYNILEALKDQKIERFIDFSTSEIFGSYAYKVDEAHTTNLAPVGEARWTYSVSKLAGEHLAYSFYKEYELPIVTIRPFNIYGDGQVGEGAIHQFVVRAIKNEQIQIHGEGNQIRSWCYIDDFINGVMLCLDNERAIGQAFNIGNPRGTITIAMLAKLIKRIAKSKSEIVYVPKNYVDIELRSPSIEKAKEILKFVPKYDLDEGLERTIKWYRGVLND from the coding sequence ATGATAAAAAGTAAAAAAATATTTCTAACAGGTGGTGCAGGCTTTATAGGCACAAAGTTGTGTGAAAAGCTTAGCAGTAATAATGAATTGTTAATATATGATAATTTAAAAAGAAATTCGATTAAAAATACAAATTTATTAAATAAAGATAATATAAAATTAGTTAAGGGCGATATTTTAAATTTTAATTTTTTAAAACATGCCATAGAAGAATTTAAACCTAACATAGTAATTCATTTAGCTGCGATTGCAGGAATAGATACTGTTATAAAAAATCCAGTGAGCACTATGAAGGTTAATATGATTGGAACTTATAATATTCTTGAAGCATTAAAGGATCAAAAAATAGAAAGATTTATAGATTTCTCAACTTCGGAGATATTTGGATCTTATGCATATAAAGTTGATGAAGCACATACAACAAATTTAGCTCCTGTAGGAGAAGCAAGATGGACTTACTCGGTATCAAAACTTGCAGGAGAACATTTAGCGTATAGTTTTTATAAGGAGTATGAACTTCCAATAGTAACAATAAGGCCTTTTAATATATATGGAGATGGCCAGGTTGGTGAAGGTGCGATTCATCAATTTGTTGTAAGAGCTATCAAAAATGAGCAGATACAAATTCATGGCGAAGGAAATCAAATACGATCTTGGTGTTATATTGATGATTTTATAAATGGAGTAATGTTATGTTTAGATAATGAGAGAGCAATAGGACAAGCATTTAATATTGGAAATCCAAGAGGAACTATTACTATAGCCATGCTTGCAAAATTAATAAAGAGAATAGCAAAGTCTAAATCTGAAATTGTTTATGTACCAAAAAATTATGTGGATATAGAACTGAGAAGTCCAAGCATAGAAAAAGCTAAAGAGATTTTGAAATTTGTACCTAAATATGATTTAGATGAGGGGTTAGAAAGAACAATTAAGTGGTATAGAGGTGTTTTAAATGATTAA
- a CDS encoding glycosyltransferase: MKDNLGNITKQSKDELINTTENLKEDVSGIVKDKIKLAFFVKMGLDSFLGDIIEGLSQEYEIKKIITIEYKQIEDGMQWADICWFEWCDELIAYGSKLELAKEKKIICRLHSYEAFTDYINNVNWSNVNRLIVVCEHIKSFIIKNFSIDEKIVSIIPNGIDEKRWRFKERENGFNIAYVGYINYKKGPMLLLHTFKAIYETDHRYKLYIAGIFQDNRYVLYYNQMIHEFGLENNVVYEGWQNDLDTWLEDKNAILCTSVLESQNMSVMQAMCKGIKPIIHNFVGARLIYPSQYVWNTITEAVEMISDKNYTSKVYRAFIKERYSLNDQLMKIKDLLISLPEKMSKGNLNYINSNDLKKSSDQVDLMKTKFTVNSDDITNTEALFDYLLSINDEESYMKYLSEWFIRSKYELTFKFNYYYGNMYRRFTSYSRFKYMQKNVYEEMDKIGGKILEENYLTYFNNKKISLKENKRKILFILNGLDIHQSVTQFFINYLQSSENIKHRYSVLSLLNKNEFNNSKESIDYFNKLNVNLFVPISNCIEDKIKEFYIYISEGNFDYVVYQSLYFAPIGVLLYPLLKKVCKIIGKIQFQQPEDYFDEKLDFCYTYIKKDNCCKNIFELISPINTELVDKNLDIRTLFNIDRKKKVVISIGRPIKYKNNEFWNFAIKLINEIHDICLVVFGGDYSEFKQYVPNKLIEEYKVIFAGFNLEASSYLKSCDFYLNSYPGGGYSLEEAYYAELPIITFCKEENDEAFNVMNASYMAPAYLYNNAKTIFPKTGDFDQLLSYSKKLIQDDSFRNTIKINRKIESNNLKFEYFVKEFEKYMDNIANNNGRNNK; this comes from the coding sequence ATGAAAGACAACTTGGGCAATATTACAAAGCAATCAAAAGATGAATTAATAAATACTACTGAAAATCTAAAAGAAGATGTTTCAGGTATTGTAAAAGATAAAATTAAGTTAGCGTTTTTTGTAAAGATGGGGCTAGATAGTTTTTTAGGTGATATTATTGAAGGTCTGTCACAAGAATATGAGATAAAAAAAATTATAACAATAGAATATAAGCAAATTGAAGACGGTATGCAATGGGCAGATATTTGTTGGTTTGAATGGTGTGATGAATTAATAGCATATGGAAGTAAATTAGAGTTGGCTAAAGAAAAGAAAATTATATGTAGACTTCATAGTTATGAAGCATTTACAGATTATATTAATAATGTTAATTGGAGTAATGTAAATAGATTAATAGTAGTTTGTGAGCATATAAAGAGTTTTATTATTAAAAATTTTAGCATAGATGAAAAAATAGTAAGTATTATACCTAATGGAATAGATGAAAAAAGGTGGAGATTTAAAGAGCGAGAAAATGGATTTAATATAGCTTATGTAGGATATATAAATTATAAGAAAGGGCCAATGCTTTTATTACACACTTTTAAAGCTATTTATGAGACAGATCATAGATATAAATTATATATTGCAGGAATTTTTCAAGATAATAGATATGTGCTGTATTATAATCAAATGATACATGAATTTGGATTGGAGAATAATGTTGTATATGAAGGGTGGCAAAATGATTTAGATACGTGGCTTGAAGATAAAAATGCGATATTATGCACTAGTGTACTTGAATCACAAAATATGAGTGTTATGCAGGCGATGTGTAAAGGGATAAAGCCGATAATACACAATTTTGTAGGGGCTAGATTAATATATCCATCTCAATATGTATGGAATACAATAACTGAAGCTGTCGAAATGATTTCCGATAAAAATTACACTTCAAAAGTATATAGGGCATTTATTAAAGAAAGATATTCATTAAATGATCAATTAATGAAAATTAAAGATCTATTAATTAGTTTGCCAGAAAAAATGTCTAAAGGAAATTTAAATTATATAAATTCAAATGATTTAAAGAAAAGTAGTGATCAAGTTGATTTAATGAAAACAAAATTTACGGTAAATTCAGATGATATTACTAATACAGAAGCTTTATTTGATTATTTATTAAGCATAAATGATGAAGAAAGCTATATGAAATATTTAAGTGAGTGGTTTATAAGAAGTAAATATGAATTAACATTCAAATTCAATTATTATTATGGAAATATGTATAGGAGATTTACTAGTTATTCAAGATTCAAATATATGCAAAAAAATGTATATGAGGAAATGGATAAAATCGGAGGCAAAATTTTAGAAGAGAATTATTTAACTTATTTTAATAATAAAAAAATAAGTTTAAAAGAAAATAAGAGAAAGATTTTATTTATATTAAATGGTTTGGATATACATCAGAGTGTAACACAATTCTTTATAAATTATTTACAAAGTTCTGAGAATATTAAACATAGATATTCAGTATTGAGCCTTTTAAACAAGAATGAATTTAATAATAGTAAAGAAAGTATAGATTATTTTAATAAGTTAAATGTAAATTTATTTGTACCAATTAGCAATTGTATTGAAGATAAAATTAAAGAATTTTACATTTATATAAGTGAAGGGAATTTTGATTATGTAGTATATCAAAGTTTATATTTTGCACCTATAGGAGTATTGTTATATCCATTATTAAAAAAAGTTTGTAAAATTATTGGAAAAATTCAATTTCAACAGCCAGAAGATTATTTTGATGAGAAATTGGATTTTTGTTACACGTATATTAAAAAAGATAATTGTTGTAAAAATATATTTGAATTAATCTCACCAATAAATACTGAGTTAGTGGATAAAAATCTGGATATAAGAACTTTATTTAATATTGATAGGAAGAAAAAAGTAGTAATTTCAATTGGAAGGCCTATAAAATACAAAAACAATGAATTTTGGAATTTTGCAATTAAGCTTATTAATGAAATACATGACATATGTCTTGTTGTATTTGGAGGCGATTATAGCGAGTTTAAGCAATATGTTCCAAATAAATTAATTGAGGAATACAAGGTGATTTTTGCAGGATTTAATTTAGAAGCATCATCATATCTAAAAAGTTGTGATTTTTATTTAAATTCATATCCTGGTGGAGGATATTCTCTAGAAGAAGCTTATTATGCAGAATTGCCTATTATTACTTTTTGTAAAGAAGAAAATGATGAAGCATTTAATGTAATGAATGCTAGTTATATGGCTCCAGCATATTTATATAATAATGCAAAAACTATTTTCCCTAAAACAGGTGATTTTGATCAATTATTAAGTTATTCTAAAAAATTAATTCAAGATGATAGTTTTAGAAATACTATCAAAATTAATAGAAAAATAGAAAGTAATAATTTAAAATTTGAGTATTTTGTAAAAGAGTTTGAAAAATATATGGATAATATAGCAAATAATAATGGGAGAAATAATAAATGA
- a CDS encoding DNRLRE domain-containing protein → MKSITIPAIKSLSVTNKYSDKSLNEDKIIVGSDSNYNYYSYLFWDISSIPANAIVHNAKLTLFKTDNFYYDTSKKFSISPLYEYFSTYTTYNNSPNYDHYTVINFYPLTDNISVTIDITTIVSSWVKNSLKNKGIILYGRNEDILTSFGSVKSSDSYLVPFIIVNYEPYSSNKCCKKECNNKCSQDCCCKKNCNGEYFKDDCCEKYIKICKKELEAILFKVCKEACGSNCNPYPPNTSITRTVRVTGTVAPASVYYIVVDLQVTRASSGQINHYYVSDEYDNSLNDTPLPIDKTYNIAVSPPIQSGDTEDVILYGSYKGF, encoded by the coding sequence ATGAAAAGTATTACAATTCCAGCTATTAAAAGCCTAAGCGTTACAAATAAATATTCTGATAAAAGTTTAAATGAAGATAAAATAATAGTAGGCTCTGATTCTAACTATAACTACTACAGTTATTTGTTTTGGGATATCTCATCAATACCTGCTAATGCTATAGTTCATAATGCAAAACTTACGCTTTTTAAGACTGATAATTTTTATTATGATACTAGTAAAAAATTCTCCATAAGTCCGCTCTATGAATACTTCAGTACTTATACAACTTATAATAATTCTCCTAATTATGATCATTATACTGTAATAAACTTTTATCCATTGACCGATAATATATCAGTAACAATAGATATTACAACTATAGTTTCGTCATGGGTAAAAAACAGCTTAAAAAATAAAGGTATAATACTATATGGAAGAAATGAAGATATCCTTACAAGCTTTGGATCTGTAAAAAGTTCAGACAGCTATCTTGTACCATTTATAATAGTAAATTATGAGCCATATTCTTCTAACAAATGTTGTAAAAAAGAATGTAATAATAAATGTTCTCAGGATTGTTGTTGTAAAAAAAATTGTAATGGTGAATACTTTAAAGATGATTGTTGTGAGAAATATATAAAGATATGCAAAAAAGAACTTGAAGCTATTTTGTTTAAAGTTTGTAAGGAAGCTTGCGGAAGTAATTGCAACCCATATCCTCCAAACACCTCCATTACTAGAACAGTAAGAGTTACAGGAACTGTAGCTCCAGCATCAGTTTATTATATAGTTGTAGATTTACAAGTAACTCGTGCTTCTAGTGGGCAAATAAATCATTATTATGTATCAGATGAATATGATAACTCTTTAAATGATACTCCTCTTCCTATAGATAAAACATATAATATTGCTGTAAGCCCTCCTATTCAATCTGGTGATACAGAAGATGTGATTTTATATGGTTCCTATAAAGGCTTTTAA
- a CDS encoding peptide chain release factor 3 — protein sequence MADYINEIEKRRTFAIISHPDAGKTTLTEKFLLYGGAIRLAGSVKARKASKHAVSDWMEIEKQRGISVTSSVMQFNYNDHCINILDTPGHQDFSEDTYRTLMAADSAVMVVDAAKGIEDQTRKLFHVASLREMPIFTFINKMDREAKDPFQLLDDIENELGIKTYPMNWPIGSGKEFKGVYERDNNRIIAFNGGNHGQNEVEAIEGSPDDPKFREILGDALHDKLMEDIELLDIAGDELDLDAVRRGELTPVFFGSALTNFGVEPFLEHFLEMTTSPLARNSSAGTIDPFEDKFSAFVFKIQANMNKAHRDRIAFMRICSGKFNKGEDVYHMQGGKKIKLAQPQQFMAQDREIVEEAYAGDIIGVFDPGIFSIGDTLCSPSKKFKFEGIPTFAPEHFARVRPVDTMKRKQFIKGVTQIAQEGAIQVFKETHIGMEEIIVGVVGVLQFEVLEYRLNNEYNVDVKMDRLDYRFVRWIENKDVDMDSLNLTSDTKKVKDLKDRNLLIFQNDWGISWALDHNKGLILSGVGKSED from the coding sequence TTGGCTGATTATATAAATGAAATAGAAAAAAGAAGAACCTTTGCAATTATATCTCACCCTGATGCAGGTAAAACTACATTGACAGAAAAGTTTTTATTATATGGAGGAGCTATTAGACTTGCAGGTTCTGTTAAAGCTAGAAAGGCATCTAAGCATGCAGTTTCTGACTGGATGGAAATCGAAAAGCAAAGAGGTATCTCAGTTACTTCTTCAGTTATGCAATTTAACTATAATGATCACTGTATTAACATATTAGATACTCCAGGTCACCAAGACTTCTCAGAAGATACATATAGAACTCTTATGGCTGCAGACTCAGCAGTTATGGTTGTAGATGCTGCTAAAGGTATAGAAGATCAAACAAGAAAGTTATTCCATGTTGCTTCTTTAAGAGAAATGCCAATCTTTACATTTATAAATAAGATGGATAGAGAAGCTAAAGATCCATTCCAATTATTAGATGATATTGAAAATGAACTTGGAATTAAAACTTATCCAATGAATTGGCCAATTGGTTCTGGTAAAGAATTCAAAGGAGTATACGAAAGAGACAATAACAGAATTATAGCTTTCAATGGTGGAAATCACGGTCAAAATGAAGTTGAAGCAATAGAAGGTTCACCAGATGATCCTAAGTTTAGAGAAATATTAGGAGATGCTCTTCATGATAAATTAATGGAAGACATTGAGCTTTTAGATATTGCCGGAGATGAATTAGATTTAGATGCTGTACGTCGTGGAGAATTAACTCCAGTATTCTTTGGATCAGCATTAACTAACTTTGGTGTAGAACCATTCTTGGAACATTTCTTAGAAATGACTACATCACCACTTGCTAGAAATTCAAGTGCTGGAACTATTGATCCATTTGAAGATAAGTTCTCTGCTTTTGTATTTAAGATTCAAGCAAACATGAATAAAGCTCATAGAGATAGAATCGCATTTATGAGAATTTGTTCAGGTAAATTTAATAAAGGTGAGGATGTATACCACATGCAAGGTGGAAAGAAGATTAAATTAGCTCAGCCACAACAATTTATGGCTCAAGATAGAGAAATTGTTGAAGAAGCTTATGCAGGAGATATAATTGGTGTATTTGATCCAGGTATATTCTCAATTGGAGATACATTATGTTCACCATCAAAGAAATTTAAATTTGAAGGAATTCCAACTTTCGCTCCAGAACATTTTGCTAGAGTTAGACCAGTAGATACTATGAAGAGAAAACAATTTATAAAAGGTGTTACTCAAATTGCACAAGAAGGAGCAATTCAAGTATTTAAAGAAACTCATATTGGTATGGAAGAAATCATAGTTGGAGTTGTTGGTGTACTTCAATTTGAAGTATTAGAATATAGATTAAATAACGAATATAATGTTGATGTAAAGATGGATAGATTAGATTACAGATTTGTTAGATGGATTGAAAACAAAGATGTTGATATGGATTCATTAAACTTAACTTCAGACACTAAGAAAGTTAAGGATCTTAAAGATAGAAATCTTCTTATATTCCAAAATGACTGGGGTATAAGCTGGGCACTAGATCATAATAAAGGATTAATATTATCTGGTGTAGGAAAAAGTGAAGACTAA
- a CDS encoding YncE family protein, with the protein MVDKKEKMIYYVSNLGISTVSIIDGDGYHIIKEVEIGPRPQNIIVDESNNIYIASDRNGKVTVIHDLYDCIKTWDMPNNGNIQVDSIAHKIYVCNTDEVCIYDLRTGEKIGSLRGFIAADSIELNKNKKRLFVLDVLQNEIKVYDTSNLNLIKIYKDIGNSPKYILIEENENYIYIANREKIYILNIENENISFIDLEKRSIITSLEQSGTFLYVANDGLHRIEVIDTLKRKCIANITTTMQKVKRIRLSPDKKILLVIGQNIEGKGVINRIDVSGNVILDTFDLEKKNGIPYDIGVAIQRRLPKKEEALSIIDSEDTLKKENGTTILAKKVLSTYQEKIIFQDVSIKLTSEEEEIINIDEIRFKKCEIINETRNREIIDNRKEYSMLKYNFYIPYYIWYKDEHGRKYIDEGKIEGIQNATLYIPAYAEQQGVEFVVNSFTKLTSNPEIINNDLKFSVSVLISTRAIVDELVFIPFFKNCDVQACENK; encoded by the coding sequence GTGGTTGATAAAAAAGAGAAAATGATTTATTATGTATCAAACTTAGGAATATCTACGGTATCTATTATCGACGGTGATGGCTATCATATTATAAAGGAAGTTGAAATTGGTCCAAGACCGCAAAATATAATCGTAGATGAAAGTAATAATATATATATAGCTAGTGATAGAAATGGAAAAGTTACAGTTATTCATGATTTATATGATTGTATTAAAACATGGGATATGCCTAATAATGGAAATATACAAGTAGATTCTATAGCTCATAAGATTTATGTCTGTAATACTGATGAAGTATGTATTTATGATTTAAGAACTGGGGAAAAGATTGGTTCTTTGAGAGGATTTATTGCAGCAGATAGTATAGAACTTAATAAGAATAAGAAAAGATTATTTGTTTTGGATGTTTTACAGAATGAAATAAAAGTTTATGATACATCAAATCTTAATTTAATAAAGATATACAAAGATATTGGAAATTCACCTAAGTATATTCTCATTGAAGAAAATGAAAATTATATTTATATTGCTAATAGAGAAAAAATATATATATTAAATATTGAAAATGAGAATATTTCATTTATAGATTTAGAAAAGAGATCTATTATTACATCCTTGGAACAAAGTGGAACTTTTTTATATGTGGCAAATGATGGATTACATAGAATTGAAGTTATAGATACATTAAAAAGAAAATGTATAGCAAATATCACAACTACTATGCAAAAAGTAAAAAGAATTAGATTGTCTCCAGATAAAAAAATATTACTTGTAATTGGTCAAAATATTGAAGGAAAAGGTGTAATTAATAGAATAGATGTGTCTGGAAATGTTATTTTAGATACTTTTGATTTAGAAAAAAAGAATGGTATACCATATGATATTGGAGTTGCTATTCAAAGAAGATTGCCAAAGAAAGAAGAAGCTTTGAGTATAATAGATTCAGAAGATACATTAAAAAAAGAAAACGGAACTACAATACTTGCAAAAAAAGTTTTGTCAACCTATCAAGAAAAAATAATTTTTCAGGATGTATCAATAAAACTAACTTCTGAAGAAGAAGAAATTATAAATATAGACGAAATTAGATTTAAAAAGTGCGAAATTATAAATGAAACAAGAAATAGAGAAATTATAGATAATCGAAAAGAATATTCAATGCTAAAATATAACTTTTACATACCATATTATATCTGGTATAAAGATGAACATGGTAGGAAGTATATTGATGAAGGAAAGATAGAAGGAATACAAAATGCTACATTATATATACCAGCGTATGCAGAACAACAAGGAGTTGAATTTGTAGTTAATTCCTTTACTAAATTAACAAGTAATCCAGAAATTATAAACAATGACTTAAAGTTTAGTGTTAGTGTTTTGATTTCAACAAGAGCAATTGTAGATGAATTAGTATTCATACCGTTTTTTAAGAATTGTGATGTTCAGGCATGTGAAAATAAATAA
- a CDS encoding DUF3343 domain-containing protein, with product MATEEYDYIMTFTSHNRALYMYQRLTGRNIKVKLVTAPNKINISCTQAVKFKEIDIEIIQTELKRNNIYPTATFKIIKDGKNETYELVN from the coding sequence ATGGCAACAGAAGAGTATGATTATATAATGACATTTACATCCCATAATAGGGCACTATATATGTATCAGCGATTAACTGGAAGAAATATTAAAGTCAAACTTGTTACAGCTCCTAATAAAATTAATATTAGCTGTACTCAAGCAGTAAAATTCAAGGAAATAGATATAGAAATCATTCAAACTGAACTTAAAAGGAATAATATTTATCCTACTGCAACATTTAAGATTATAAAAGATGGAAAAAATGAAACTTATGAATTAGTTAATTAG
- a CDS encoding DUF4489 domain-containing protein: MNSLSHGNCGGTAGTGNICPNPCPPRFAACAAGAEELHPLPCPALLQCGEASNPRITSVFTPSTTTPSISLAEVEIDTTCLCFPNIKIEFSTLINADITGPAGSVTIRLSRSCNSGTNNCNGGTSKTLRSYTINLSGVGGSTITTPFSFVFCSENVPSKDCTYFVDIVSANPGPATGSFIEFTNTDIAALAVGCARIC, encoded by the coding sequence ATGAATTCATTATCACACGGAAATTGCGGTGGTACTGCTGGTACTGGCAATATTTGTCCAAATCCTTGTCCACCAAGATTTGCTGCCTGTGCAGCTGGTGCTGAGGAATTGCATCCTCTACCATGTCCAGCACTTTTACAATGCGGTGAAGCTTCAAATCCTAGAATTACTTCAGTTTTTACACCTTCAACAACAACTCCATCAATTTCATTAGCTGAAGTAGAGATTGACACAACTTGTTTGTGTTTCCCAAATATAAAAATTGAATTTTCTACTTTAATAAATGCTGATATAACTGGACCTGCTGGTTCTGTAACAATTAGACTAAGCAGAAGCTGCAATAGTGGTACTAATAACTGCAATGGTGGTACTAGTAAAACATTAAGATCTTATACTATAAATCTATCAGGTGTTGGTGGTTCAACTATTACTACACCATTTTCCTTTGTTTTCTGTTCAGAAAACGTACCATCAAAAGACTGTACCTACTTTGTTGATATAGTATCGGCTAATCCTGGTCCTGCTACAGGTAGCTTCATTGAATTTACTAATACTGATATAGCAGCATTAGCCGTTGGTTGTGCAAGAATTTGCTAA